From the Billgrantia sulfidoxydans genome, one window contains:
- the catC gene encoding muconolactone Delta-isomerase: MLFQVEMTVKLPPSMPAEEAAAIKAREKAYAQELQHAGKWRHLWRVAGSYANVSIFDVRDNAELQEIVAGLPLFPWMEIGVKPLCRHPSSIRDDDS; encoded by the coding sequence ATGCTTTTCCAGGTGGAAATGACCGTCAAGCTGCCGCCGTCGATGCCGGCCGAAGAGGCCGCCGCGATCAAGGCGCGCGAGAAGGCGTACGCCCAGGAGCTTCAGCACGCCGGCAAGTGGCGCCACCTGTGGCGGGTCGCCGGCAGCTACGCCAACGTCAGCATCTTCGACGTGCGCGACAACGCCGAGCTGCAGGAGATCGTCGCGGGCCTGCCGCTCTTCCCGTGGATGGAGATCGGCGTCAAGCCGCTGTGCCGCCATCCGTCCTCCATCCGCGACGACGACAGCTGA
- a CDS encoding muconate cycloisomerase family protein: protein MSSVIESIETLLVDLPTIRPHKLSMTTMACQTLVIVRLRDSDGIEGLGEGTTIGGLAYGPESPESIKRNIDAYLAPLLIGQPAGAVAALRARLDRHARGNAIAKSALETALLDAQGKRLGLPVAELLGGARHDHLPVLWTLASGDTARDIDEAFQRLEQRRHCDFKLKIGANAVDDDVRHVAAIKEALGERASVRVDVNQAWDESTAVRGIAALQAAGIDLIEQPIPAREHAGLVRLANRFEVPMLADEAVADAHDGFALAAAGFNGAYALKIAKAGGPRGALALAQVAQAAGIGLYGGTLLEGTIGTAASLHAWATLPELAWGSEMFGPLLLRDDIVAEPLAYGEFGVELPKGPGLGIALDEDKLAHFTRK, encoded by the coding sequence ATGTCATCTGTCATCGAGTCCATCGAAACGCTGCTGGTCGACCTGCCGACCATCCGCCCCCACAAGCTCTCCATGACCACCATGGCCTGCCAGACGCTGGTCATCGTGCGTCTGCGCGACTCCGACGGCATCGAGGGGCTGGGCGAGGGCACCACCATCGGCGGGCTCGCCTACGGCCCCGAGAGCCCCGAGAGCATCAAGCGCAACATCGACGCCTACCTGGCGCCGCTGCTGATCGGCCAGCCGGCGGGCGCCGTCGCCGCGCTGCGGGCTCGCCTCGACCGCCATGCCCGCGGCAACGCCATCGCCAAGTCGGCGCTGGAAACCGCGCTGCTCGACGCCCAGGGCAAGCGCCTGGGCCTGCCCGTGGCCGAGCTGCTCGGCGGCGCGCGCCACGACCACCTGCCGGTGCTGTGGACCCTGGCCAGCGGCGATACCGCCCGCGACATCGACGAGGCCTTCCAGCGCCTGGAGCAGCGCCGCCATTGCGACTTCAAGCTCAAGATTGGCGCCAACGCCGTGGACGACGACGTGCGCCACGTGGCCGCGATCAAGGAGGCGCTGGGCGAGCGGGCAAGCGTCAGGGTCGACGTCAACCAGGCCTGGGACGAGAGCACCGCCGTGCGCGGCATCGCCGCGCTGCAGGCCGCCGGCATCGACCTGATCGAGCAGCCGATTCCCGCCCGCGAGCATGCCGGCCTGGTGCGCCTGGCCAACCGCTTCGAGGTGCCGATGCTGGCCGACGAGGCGGTGGCCGACGCTCACGACGGCTTCGCCCTGGCCGCGGCCGGCTTCAATGGCGCCTATGCGCTGAAGATCGCCAAGGCCGGCGGCCCGCGCGGCGCCCTGGCGCTGGCCCAGGTCGCCCAGGCGGCCGGCATCGGCCTCTACGGCGGCACCCTGCTCGAGGGCACCATCGGCACCGCCGCCTCGCTGCACGCCTGGGCGACGCTGCCCGAGCTGGCCTGGGGCAGCGAGATGTTCGGTCCGCTGCTGCTCAGGGACGACATCGTCGCCGAGCCGCTCGCCTACGGCGAGTTCGGCGTGGAGCTGCCGAAAGGGCCGGGGCTGGGCATCGCCCTGGATGAGGACAAGCTCGCCCATTTCACCCGCAAGTAA
- a CDS encoding LysR family transcriptional regulator has product MELRHLRYFCVVAEELNLTRAAARLHMAQPPLSRQIKQLEGEIGAELFERSARGLRLTPAGQLFHEHTLQIMEKLDTTIAATQRLARSKRVMFGIGFVPSVFYGQLPLLVRELRQKDNVELVLAELTTVQQVKALKSGRIDMGFGRMRIDDPDVEQENLFDEPLMAALPDGHPLADTVPTLAQLAEYPLVLFPAQPRPSLADITLGLFRRRGLKVTVAQEANELQTALGLVASEIGITLVPEQVKRVRRDGIVYVYLADPGLTSPVICSRRKGEAPSPIMQEANAILEVLVENRRSGRYP; this is encoded by the coding sequence ATGGAGCTGCGTCATCTGCGCTATTTCTGCGTCGTGGCAGAGGAGCTGAACCTGACCCGGGCGGCCGCCAGGCTGCACATGGCACAGCCGCCATTGTCACGCCAGATCAAGCAGTTGGAGGGAGAGATCGGCGCCGAGCTGTTCGAGCGGAGTGCCCGTGGGCTGCGCCTGACGCCGGCGGGCCAGCTCTTCCATGAGCATACCCTGCAGATAATGGAGAAGCTCGACACCACCATTGCCGCGACCCAGCGCCTGGCCCGCAGCAAGCGCGTGATGTTCGGCATCGGCTTCGTTCCTTCGGTGTTCTACGGGCAGTTGCCGCTGCTGGTGCGGGAATTACGACAAAAGGATAACGTCGAGCTGGTGCTGGCCGAGCTGACCACGGTGCAGCAGGTGAAGGCGCTCAAGAGCGGGCGCATCGACATGGGCTTCGGCCGCATGCGCATCGACGACCCCGACGTGGAGCAGGAGAACCTGTTCGACGAGCCGCTGATGGCGGCGCTGCCCGACGGCCATCCGCTGGCCGATACCGTGCCGACCCTGGCCCAGCTCGCCGAGTATCCGCTGGTGTTGTTCCCGGCCCAGCCGCGCCCCAGCCTGGCGGATATCACCCTGGGGCTGTTCCGCCGCCGCGGGCTCAAGGTCACCGTGGCGCAGGAGGCCAACGAGCTGCAGACTGCGCTCGGCCTGGTCGCCTCGGAGATCGGCATCACCCTGGTGCCGGAGCAGGTCAAGCGCGTCCGCCGCGACGGCATCGTCTACGTCTACCTCGCCGACCCGGGCCTGACCTCGCCGGTGATCTGCAGCCGGCGCAAGGGCGAGGCGCCCTCGCCGATCATGCAGGAGGCCAATGCCATTCTCGAGGTACTGGTGGAGAACCGCCGCAGCGGACGCTATCCCTAG
- a CDS encoding class I SAM-dependent methyltransferase, giving the protein MLRSLLYDTFILRLTARWYAEVLARLPAGAALLDVGIGTAGALLANAEAVERKELRIVGIDIDADYVARARKRLHDSALAERAEVRLESVYDHRGGPYQAVYFSASFMLLPEPERALRHSAGLLAPGGQLYFTQTIQLRPSPTMERLKPLLKRFTSIDFGRVTYEDVFKAQLDAADLALDEFRVLSRHGNRASCLAVATPQ; this is encoded by the coding sequence ATGCTCCGAAGCCTGCTCTACGACACCTTCATCCTCAGGCTCACCGCCCGCTGGTACGCCGAAGTGCTCGCGCGGCTGCCCGCGGGGGCCGCACTGCTCGACGTCGGTATCGGCACCGCCGGCGCGCTGCTGGCCAACGCCGAGGCGGTCGAGCGCAAGGAGCTGCGCATCGTTGGCATCGACATCGACGCCGATTACGTCGCGCGCGCCCGCAAGCGGCTGCACGACTCTGCTCTGGCAGAGCGCGCCGAGGTGCGGCTCGAATCGGTCTACGATCATCGCGGCGGGCCCTATCAGGCGGTCTATTTCTCCGCCAGCTTCATGCTGCTGCCCGAGCCCGAGCGGGCCTTGCGCCACAGCGCCGGGCTGCTGGCGCCGGGCGGGCAGCTCTATTTCACCCAGACGATCCAACTGCGCCCTTCGCCCACGATGGAGCGCCTCAAGCCCCTGCTCAAGCGGTTTACCAGCATCGACTTCGGCCGCGTGACCTACGAGGACGTCTTCAAGGCGCAGCTCGACGCCGCCGACCTGGCGCTGGATGAGTTCCGGGTGCTGTCGCGCCACGGCAACCGGGCGTCGTGCCTGGCCGTGGCCACGCCCCAGTAG
- the mce gene encoding methylmalonyl-CoA epimerase yields the protein MKIKRLEHVAITVKDMDRARETWVDVLGIAQEYEEEIQGTRLAMLPVGETYIELLQAVGPDSPVHAWMDEAGESLWHLCFEVEDIEGAVVELKSKGIQLLNEAPKPGHGGSRVVFLDPASTGNVLIELAELAEGH from the coding sequence TTGAAGATCAAACGACTGGAGCATGTCGCCATCACGGTCAAGGACATGGACAGGGCCCGGGAGACCTGGGTCGACGTACTGGGGATCGCTCAGGAGTACGAGGAGGAGATCCAGGGCACCCGGCTGGCCATGCTGCCCGTCGGCGAGACCTATATCGAGCTGCTGCAGGCCGTCGGGCCGGACTCCCCGGTGCACGCCTGGATGGACGAAGCCGGGGAAAGCCTCTGGCATCTCTGCTTCGAGGTGGAGGATATCGAGGGCGCCGTGGTGGAGCTCAAGAGCAAGGGAATCCAACTGCTGAACGAGGCGCCTAAGCCCGGTCATGGCGGAAGCCGCGTCGTCTTCCTCGACCCGGCCTCGACCGGCAATGTGCTGATAGAGCTGGCAGAGCTTGCTGAAGGGCACTGA